The following proteins are encoded in a genomic region of Streptomyces gobiensis:
- a CDS encoding LacI family DNA-binding transcriptional regulator yields MTTAHPRPTSRDVARAAGVSQATVSLVLRDKWHGRVSARTVEAVRTAARELGYRPNLAARSLRMGRTRTALLVVPALTNDFFARVHTGAARIAAEHDFGVVLYPSPEGIGPTRDPFDSARATLDGVIASSMAADALTALREGGLPLVMLDSEPARTPAAATVNLDIADGIRQATAHLLGLGHRRLAHLAADVRSWTFELRARTLADTLRGAPQAHLVRTEAAELSVAGGLRAAERALTADPRPTALLCDDDLLAAGACKAARRLGLRVPEDVSVTGFDDLALATAVEPELTTVRLPAEEVGAAGMRALLAVLDGHTPDTTTLPVELVARGSSGPPPGNAERPGGN; encoded by the coding sequence GTGACCACCGCTCACCCCCGGCCCACCAGCCGCGATGTCGCCCGCGCCGCAGGGGTCTCCCAGGCCACGGTCTCCCTGGTGCTACGGGACAAATGGCACGGCCGCGTCTCCGCCCGCACCGTCGAAGCCGTACGGACAGCCGCCCGGGAGCTCGGCTACCGCCCCAACCTCGCCGCCCGCAGCCTCCGCATGGGACGCACCCGCACCGCGCTGCTCGTCGTACCAGCCCTCACCAACGACTTCTTCGCCCGGGTCCACACCGGCGCCGCGCGCATCGCCGCCGAACACGACTTCGGCGTCGTCCTCTACCCCTCCCCCGAAGGCATCGGCCCCACCCGCGACCCCTTCGACTCCGCCCGCGCCACCCTCGACGGCGTCATCGCGTCCTCCATGGCCGCCGACGCCCTCACCGCCCTGCGCGAGGGCGGACTGCCCCTGGTCATGCTGGACAGCGAGCCAGCGCGGACACCAGCCGCCGCCACCGTGAACCTCGATATCGCGGACGGCATCCGACAGGCCACCGCACACCTGCTGGGGCTGGGCCACCGACGCCTCGCACACCTCGCCGCCGATGTGCGGAGCTGGACCTTCGAACTGCGCGCCCGCACCCTCGCCGACACCCTCCGCGGAGCGCCGCAGGCCCACCTCGTACGGACCGAGGCCGCCGAGCTGAGCGTCGCGGGCGGGCTGCGGGCGGCCGAGCGCGCCCTGACCGCCGATCCCCGGCCCACCGCGCTCCTCTGCGACGACGACCTGCTCGCCGCGGGCGCCTGCAAGGCGGCACGACGCCTGGGACTGCGCGTACCGGAGGACGTCTCGGTGACCGGCTTCGACGATCTGGCCCTCGCCACCGCCGTCGAACCAGAGCTGACCACCGTCCGGCTGCCCGCCGAAGAGGTGGGCGCGGCGGGCATGCGCGCCCTCCTGGCCGTCCTGGACGGCCACACCCCCGACACCACCACCCTGCCGGTCGAGCTGGTAGCCCGCGGCTCCTCCGGCCCGCCGCCCGGCAACGCCGAACGCCCCGGCGGGAATTGA
- the prcA gene encoding proteasome subunit alpha, which translates to MSTPFYVSPQQAMADRAEYARKGIARGRSVVVLQYADGIVFVAENPSRALHKVSEIYDRIAFAAVGKYNEFENLRIGGVRYADLRGYTYDRNDVTARGLANVYAQTLGTIFSSAAEKPYEVELIVAEVGDGPEDDQIYRLPHDGSIVDEHGSVAVGGSSDQISSYLDQRHRDGMTLAEALKLAVDSLSRDNNGGERSLTADQLEVAILDRNRPQQRKFKRVLGRQLSRLLEGEAESSSSSAAAATEEESTEEE; encoded by the coding sequence GTGTCCACGCCGTTCTATGTCTCACCCCAGCAGGCCATGGCGGACCGTGCGGAGTATGCCCGCAAGGGCATCGCGCGCGGGCGCAGTGTGGTGGTGCTGCAGTATGCCGACGGCATTGTCTTCGTCGCGGAGAACCCCTCCCGGGCGCTGCACAAGGTCAGTGAGATCTATGACCGGATCGCCTTCGCGGCGGTCGGGAAGTACAACGAGTTTGAGAATCTGCGTATCGGCGGTGTGCGCTACGCCGATCTGCGCGGGTATACCTACGACCGCAATGATGTCACCGCGCGTGGTCTCGCCAATGTCTACGCACAGACGCTGGGCACCATCTTCTCCAGCGCCGCTGAGAAGCCCTATGAGGTTGAGCTGATCGTCGCCGAGGTCGGGGACGGCCCCGAGGATGATCAGATCTATCGGCTGCCGCACGATGGCTCGATTGTCGATGAGCATGGCTCGGTCGCGGTGGGTGGCAGCAGCGACCAGATCAGCAGCTATCTGGATCAGCGGCACCGGGACGGGATGACGCTCGCTGAGGCGTTGAAGCTCGCTGTTGACTCCCTCTCGCGGGACAACAACGGTGGTGAGCGCAGTCTTACCGCTGATCAGCTGGAGGTCGCGATTCTGGACCGTAACCGTCCGCAGCAGCGCAAGTTCAAGCGGGTGCTGGGCCGTCAGCTGTCCCGGCTGCTGGAGGGCGAGGCGGAGTCCTCGTCGTCGTCGGCAGCGGCAGCGACTGAAGAGGAATCCACCGAGGAGGAGTAA
- the prcB gene encoding proteasome subunit beta — translation MEANTRSTGRLPAAFLTPGSSSFMDFLSEHAPDQLPGNRPLPPVHGAIEAPHGTTIVAATFPGGVVLTGDRRATMGNMIAQRDIEKVFPVDEHSAVGIAGTAGIAVEMVKLFQLELEHFEKVEGALLSLEGKANRLSTMIRGNLGMALQGLAVVPLFGGYDVDREKGRIFSYDVTGGRSEELGFAAVGSGSVFARGSLKKLYREDLTEQQAATVVVQALYDAADDDSATGGPDMARRIYPIVAVITEDGYRRLTEAEVSEIARAVHEGRLQLPNGPQAPVL, via the coding sequence GTGGAAGCCAACACTCGTAGCACCGGGCGTCTACCGGCTGCCTTCCTGACGCCTGGCTCGTCCTCGTTCATGGACTTCCTGTCCGAGCACGCGCCCGACCAGCTGCCGGGTAACCGGCCGCTGCCGCCCGTGCACGGTGCCATCGAGGCACCGCACGGTACGACCATCGTCGCGGCGACGTTCCCCGGTGGCGTGGTGCTCACCGGGGACCGGCGGGCGACGATGGGGAACATGATCGCGCAGCGCGACATCGAGAAGGTCTTCCCGGTCGATGAGCACTCGGCCGTCGGTATCGCCGGTACGGCCGGTATCGCCGTGGAGATGGTCAAGCTCTTCCAGCTGGAGCTTGAGCACTTCGAGAAGGTCGAGGGCGCCCTGCTCTCGCTGGAGGGCAAGGCGAACCGGCTGTCCACGATGATCCGTGGCAACCTCGGTATGGCCCTGCAGGGCCTAGCCGTGGTGCCGCTCTTCGGGGGGTATGACGTCGACCGGGAGAAGGGCCGTATCTTCTCGTACGATGTCACCGGCGGCCGTTCCGAGGAGCTCGGCTTCGCGGCGGTCGGCTCCGGGTCGGTGTTCGCCCGTGGCTCGCTGAAGAAGCTGTACCGGGAGGACCTGACGGAGCAGCAGGCGGCGACGGTTGTCGTCCAGGCGCTCTATGACGCCGCTGACGACGACTCCGCCACCGGCGGACCGGATATGGCCCGGCGTATCTATCCGATCGTCGCGGTCATCACGGAGGACGGCTACAGGCGGCTCACCGAGGCTGAGGTCTCCGAGATCGCGCGCGCGGTGCATGAGGGTCGTCTGCAGTTGCCCAACGGGCCCCAGGCCCCGGTTCTCTAA
- a CDS encoding endonuclease VII domain-containing protein: protein MSDFSEGKKCSRCKRTLRPDAFAENKSMRDGLQAYCRECSAEYYRQRQEARGLTVRERIPVPRGHKRCPQCGEVKPHSEWERNRTSSDGWASYCRTCRAHRNRDHYFRRKYGLSQEELQQLLEEQVGVCVICLAASAEHVDHDHRTGKVRGVLCFSCNAALGQFKDRPDAIRRAAAYVEGNVWKPTLVAPGVYRLPS, encoded by the coding sequence ATGTCCGATTTTTCCGAGGGGAAGAAGTGCTCTCGGTGTAAGCGGACATTACGGCCAGACGCGTTCGCCGAGAACAAGTCCATGCGGGATGGCCTTCAGGCGTACTGCCGGGAATGCTCTGCGGAGTATTACCGGCAGCGCCAGGAGGCCAGAGGGCTCACCGTCCGCGAGAGAATTCCGGTGCCCCGTGGACACAAGCGTTGCCCACAGTGCGGCGAGGTGAAGCCGCACAGCGAGTGGGAGCGCAACAGGACGTCATCAGACGGCTGGGCGAGCTACTGCCGCACCTGCCGAGCGCATCGAAACCGGGACCACTACTTCCGTCGCAAGTACGGGCTCAGTCAGGAAGAGTTGCAGCAGCTACTCGAGGAGCAAGTCGGTGTCTGCGTAATCTGCCTAGCAGCTTCGGCAGAGCATGTGGATCACGATCACAGGACGGGTAAGGTCCGGGGCGTACTCTGCTTCAGCTGCAACGCGGCGCTGGGGCAGTTCAAGGACCGGCCGGACGCCATAAGGCGAGCGGCCGCATACGTGGAAGGAAACGTGTGGAAGCCAACACTCGTAGCACCGGGCGTCTACCGGCTGCCTTCCTGA
- a CDS encoding ubiquitin-like protein Pup, with product MATKDTGGGQQKSTRSTEEVEEQAQDAQASEDLKERQEALSDDVDAVLDEIDDVLEENAEDFVRSFVQKGGE from the coding sequence ATGGCGACCAAGGACACCGGCGGCGGACAGCAGAAGTCGACGCGCTCGACCGAGGAGGTCGAGGAGCAGGCGCAGGACGCGCAGGCATCGGAAGACCTCAAGGAACGCCAGGAGGCGCTGTCCGATGACGTGGACGCGGTTCTGGACGAAATCGACGATGTCCTCGAAGAGAACGCAGAGGATTTTGTCCGATCATTTGTTCAAAAGGGCGGAGAGTGA
- the dop gene encoding depupylase/deamidase Dop, which yields MTVRRVMGIETEYGISVPGHPNANAMLTSSQVVNAYAAAMHRARRARWDFEEENPLRDARGFDLAREAADASQLTDEDIGLANVILTNGARLYVDHAHPEYSAPEVTNPRDAVLWDKAGERIMAEAAQRAAEVPGAQPIHLYKNNTDNKGASYGTHENYLMKRETPFSDIVRHLTPFFVSRQVICGAGRVGIGQDGSENGFQISQRADYFEVEVGLETTLKRPIINTRDEPHADAEKYRRLHVIIGDANLSEISTYLKLGMTSLVLSMIEDGFIAVDLAVDQPVRTLHQVSHDATLGQLITLRSGRTLTAVQLQMEYYELARKYVEERWGADADDQTKDVLGRWEDVLARLETDPMSLSGELDWIAKRELMEGYRRRDNLDWDAARLQLVDLQYADVRPDKGLYNRLATRGKMQRLLKEPDVVRAQSKPPEDTRAYFRGRCLEQYADDVAAASWDSVIFDLPGRDSLQRVPTLEPLRGTRNHVKELLDRCRTAEDLVRVLSGG from the coding sequence ATGACCGTACGGCGAGTAATGGGCATCGAGACGGAGTACGGGATCTCCGTTCCCGGCCACCCCAACGCCAATGCCATGCTCACCTCATCCCAGGTGGTCAACGCCTACGCGGCGGCGATGCACCGGGCGCGCCGCGCCCGCTGGGACTTCGAGGAGGAAAACCCGCTGCGGGACGCCCGTGGCTTCGACCTCGCACGCGAGGCAGCCGATGCCAGCCAGCTGACCGACGAGGACATCGGCCTGGCCAACGTCATCCTGACCAACGGTGCCCGGCTGTACGTCGACCATGCTCACCCTGAGTACAGCGCGCCCGAGGTCACCAACCCCCGGGACGCTGTCCTGTGGGACAAGGCGGGCGAGCGCATCATGGCTGAGGCCGCCCAGCGCGCCGCCGAGGTGCCCGGCGCCCAGCCGATCCACCTCTACAAGAACAACACCGACAACAAGGGCGCCTCCTACGGCACCCATGAGAACTACCTGATGAAGCGGGAGACCCCCTTCTCGGACATCGTGCGCCATCTGACGCCCTTCTTCGTCTCCCGCCAGGTCATCTGTGGCGCGGGCCGGGTCGGCATCGGCCAGGACGGCAGCGAAAACGGCTTCCAGATCAGCCAGCGCGCCGATTACTTCGAGGTGGAGGTCGGCCTGGAGACCACCCTCAAGCGCCCCATCATCAACACCCGCGACGAGCCGCACGCCGATGCCGAGAAGTACCGGCGGCTGCACGTCATCATTGGCGACGCCAACCTCTCGGAGATCTCCACCTATCTGAAGCTGGGCATGACCTCGCTGGTCCTCTCCATGATCGAGGACGGCTTCATCGCCGTCGATCTCGCCGTTGACCAGCCCGTACGCACCCTTCACCAGGTCAGCCACGACGCCACTCTGGGCCAGCTCATCACGCTGCGTAGCGGGCGCACACTCACCGCCGTACAGCTGCAGATGGAGTACTACGAACTGGCCCGCAAATATGTCGAGGAGCGCTGGGGTGCCGACGCGGATGACCAGACCAAGGATGTGCTCGGCCGCTGGGAGGACGTACTGGCCCGGCTGGAGACCGACCCCATGAGCCTGTCCGGTGAGCTGGACTGGATCGCCAAACGAGAGCTCATGGAGGGCTACCGCCGCCGAGACAACCTCGACTGGGACGCCGCCCGCCTCCAGCTGGTGGACCTCCAGTACGCGGACGTACGCCCCGACAAGGGCCTCTACAACCGTCTGGCGACCCGGGGGAAGATGCAGCGGCTCCTGAAGGAGCCGGATGTCGTACGAGCCCAGAGCAAGCCGCCCGAGGACACCCGGGCGTACTTCCGGGGCCGCTGCCTTGAGCAGTACGCCGACGATGTCGCGGCGGCCTCCTGGGACTCGGTGATCTTCGACCTCCCCGGCCGTGACTCTCTGCAGCGGGTCCCTACCCTGGAGCCACTGCGCGGGACGCGCAACCACGTCAAGGAGCTCCTGGACCGCTGTCGTACAGCGGAAGACCTGGTCCGAGTGCTGTCCGGCGGCTGA
- the arc gene encoding proteasome ATPase: protein MAAHDDDINRGTRPGRGSDDPAGQVAYLEQEIAVLRRKLADSPRHTRILEERIVELQTNLAGVSAQNERLANTLREARDQIVALKEEVDRLAQPPAGFGAFLQANEDGTADIFTGGRKLRVNVSPSVELEELQRGQEVMLNEALNVVDAMEFERAGDIVTLKEVLEDGERALVVGHTDEERVVRLAEPLLEATLRAGDALLLESRSGYVYEIVPKSEVEELVLEEVPDIDYTKIGGLSGQIELIRDAVELPYLYPDLFKEHELRPPKGVLLYGPPGCGKTLIAKAVANSLAKKVAEVTGKPAGKSFFLNIKGPELLNKYVGETERHIRLVFQRAREKASEGTPVIVFFDEMDSLFRTRGSGVSSDVENTIVPQLLSEIDGVEGLENVIVIGASNREDMIDPAILRPGRLDVKIKIERPDAEAAKDIFSKYLTPTLPVHTDDLAEHGGSAEAAVAAMIQSVVEQMYAESEENRFLEVTYANGDKEVLYFKDFNSGAMIQNIVDRAKKMAIKAFLDHNQKGLRVSHLLAACVDEFKENEDLPNTTNPDDWARISGKKGERIVFIRTLVTGKQGADTGRSIDTVANTGQYL from the coding sequence GTGGCAGCCCACGACGACGACATCAACCGCGGCACCCGGCCCGGTCGGGGTTCCGATGACCCGGCCGGCCAGGTTGCCTATCTTGAGCAGGAAATCGCCGTCCTGCGCCGGAAGCTCGCCGACTCTCCGCGCCACACTCGGATTCTCGAGGAGCGGATCGTCGAGCTGCAGACCAACCTGGCCGGCGTGTCCGCACAGAACGAGCGGCTCGCCAACACCCTCCGTGAAGCCCGCGACCAGATCGTCGCCCTCAAGGAGGAAGTCGACCGGCTCGCCCAGCCACCGGCTGGCTTCGGCGCCTTTCTGCAGGCCAATGAGGACGGCACGGCCGACATCTTCACCGGAGGGCGCAAGCTCCGGGTCAATGTCAGCCCCAGCGTCGAGCTCGAAGAGCTCCAGCGTGGCCAAGAGGTCATGCTCAACGAAGCGCTCAACGTGGTCGACGCCATGGAATTCGAGCGCGCCGGAGACATCGTCACCCTCAAGGAAGTCCTCGAGGACGGCGAACGAGCCCTCGTGGTCGGGCACACCGACGAAGAGCGTGTGGTACGGCTCGCCGAGCCGCTGCTGGAGGCCACGCTGCGTGCAGGCGACGCCCTGCTCCTCGAATCCCGCTCCGGCTATGTCTACGAAATCGTTCCCAAGAGCGAGGTCGAAGAGCTCGTCCTCGAAGAAGTCCCGGACATCGACTACACCAAGATCGGCGGACTGAGCGGTCAGATCGAACTGATCCGCGACGCGGTCGAGCTCCCCTACCTCTACCCCGACCTGTTCAAGGAGCACGAGCTGCGCCCGCCCAAGGGCGTGCTGCTCTACGGCCCCCCCGGCTGCGGCAAGACACTCATCGCCAAGGCTGTCGCCAACTCCCTGGCCAAGAAGGTCGCCGAGGTCACCGGTAAACCCGCCGGAAAGAGCTTCTTCCTCAATATCAAGGGCCCAGAGCTCCTCAACAAATACGTCGGCGAGACCGAACGGCATATCCGGCTGGTCTTCCAGCGAGCCCGCGAGAAGGCGAGCGAAGGCACTCCCGTCATCGTCTTCTTCGACGAGATGGACTCCCTCTTCCGCACCCGCGGCTCCGGAGTCAGCTCGGACGTGGAAAACACCATCGTTCCCCAGCTGCTCTCCGAGATCGACGGCGTGGAGGGCCTGGAGAACGTCATCGTCATCGGCGCCTCCAACCGCGAGGACATGATCGATCCGGCCATCCTGCGCCCCGGCCGTCTTGATGTGAAAATCAAGATTGAGCGGCCGGACGCGGAAGCCGCGAAGGACATCTTCTCCAAGTACCTGACCCCCACCCTCCCCGTGCACACCGACGACCTCGCCGAACACGGCGGAAGCGCGGAAGCCGCCGTAGCCGCCATGATCCAGTCGGTCGTCGAGCAGATGTACGCGGAGTCCGAGGAGAACCGCTTCCTCGAGGTCACCTACGCCAACGGTGACAAGGAAGTCCTCTACTTCAAGGACTTCAACTCCGGAGCGATGATCCAGAACATCGTCGACCGGGCCAAGAAAATGGCCATCAAGGCCTTCCTCGACCACAACCAGAAGGGCCTGCGCGTCTCCCACCTGCTCGCCGCCTGCGTCGACGAGTTCAAGGAGAACGAGGACCTGCCCAACACCACCAACCCGGACGACTGGGCCCGTATCTCCGGCAAGAAGGGCGAGCGGATCGTCTTCATCCGCACGCTCGTCACCGGCAAGCAGGGCGCGGACACCGGACGCTCCATCGACACAGTGGCCAACACCGGTCAGTACCTGTAG
- a CDS encoding ferredoxin, producing the protein MTVQNDAATGELEVWIDQDLCTGDGICAQYAPEVFELDIDGLAYVKGKDDALRTAAGATAPVPLPLLNDVVDSVRDCPGECIHVRRVSDNVEVYGPDTE; encoded by the coding sequence ATGACCGTGCAGAACGATGCGGCTACCGGTGAGCTTGAGGTCTGGATCGACCAGGACCTCTGCACCGGTGACGGCATCTGTGCCCAGTACGCGCCCGAGGTCTTCGAGCTGGACATCGATGGGCTCGCCTATGTGAAGGGCAAGGATGACGCGCTGCGGACGGCGGCCGGGGCGACCGCCCCGGTGCCGTTGCCGCTATTGAATGATGTGGTGGATTCAGTCAGGGACTGTCCTGGCGAGTGTATCCATGTACGTCGGGTTTCGGACAACGTCGAGGTCTACGGCCCCGACACGGAGTAA